In one window of Mytilus trossulus isolate FHL-02 chromosome 7, PNRI_Mtr1.1.1.hap1, whole genome shotgun sequence DNA:
- the LOC134726146 gene encoding uncharacterized protein LOC134726146 yields the protein MFKLECQIEKQIVKVPVISLMKLKKKTDYLEKGFDKIKEDYLRLDTGRCRIAEDLIKEERENNDMKTKLTDIQCRAMNYNLIFTGFPEHRDENIEDKLRRFLYHEMKIDQRIEFNNVHRFGRRSENGKRPIVAKFVYFSDLEMVKKAGKHLKGSDYGVNEQFPPEIEQRRRRLYPIMKEERRKKAKVVLNRDKLYVNNELVNPDVYESESTHVDPRQSTSRPQKRPRVHSTPEREDTPDHR from the coding sequence ATGTTCAAACTAGAGTGTCAGATTGAGAAACAAATTGTCAAGGTACCAGTAATATCtttgatgaagttaaaaaaaaagacagattaCTTAGAAAAgggttttgacaaaataaaagagGACTACCTGAGATTAGATACTGGTAGATGTAGAATAGCTGAAGATCTCATCAAAGAAGAAAGAGAAAATAATGACATGAAAACGAAACTTACCGACATTCAATGTCGAGCCATGAATTACAACCTGATTTTCACAGGGTTTCCGGAACATAGAGACGAAAATATAGAAGACAAACTACGACGTTTCCTATACCATGAGATGAAAATTGATCAGCGTATTGAATTCAACAACGTGCATCGTTTTGGGAGGAGATCGGAAAATGGTAAAAGACCCATTGTTGCGAAGTTTGTATATTTCTCTGACTTAGAAATGGTGAAGAAAGCAGGAAAACACTTGAAAGGATCGGATTACGGTGTCAATGAACAATTTCCACCCGAAATAGAACAGAGACGGAGACGTTTATATCCGATTATGAAAGAGGAGAGAAGAAAAAAAGCAAAGGTTGTGCTTAACCGAGATAAGTTATACGTTAATAATGAACTAGTAAATCCAGATGTATACGAGTCGGAGAGTACGCATGTAGATCCTCGTCAATCAACTTCAAGGCCACAAAAACGCCCAAGGGTACATTCTACACCAGAGAGAGAAGACACGCCTGATCACAGATAG
- the LOC134726147 gene encoding uncharacterized protein LOC134726147: MTRAVMDVKRGATYVRWGKTGCSGTGTKRVYSGYASGQKFFYGNDYYRGGPSNMLCLPDHPELSNTTAGANSYIYGSEYDDSRFGSGAQNQDVPCALCLSNASTTVMIPGRKSCFSGWRIEYSGFLASGAYHHAASSFVCIDKQPEFIPGGRSDNNDKTLFVTGYKCGSLPCPPYTDDLQVYCVVCSK, from the exons ATGACCCGAGCTGTTATGGATGTTA AACGTGGTGCAACCTATGTGAGATGGGGGAAAACTGGATGTTCCGGTACTGGCACAAAACGAGTTTACTCTG gtTATGCATCTGGACAAAAGTTCTTCTATGGAAATGATTATTATCGTGGAGGCCCGTCTAACATGTTATGTCTCCCAGATCACCCCGAACTAAGTAACACTACTGCTGGTGCCAATAGCTATATCTACGGATCAGAATATGACGATTCGCGGTTCGGGTCTGGTGCCCAAAATCAAGATGTGCCATGTGCCCTTTGTCTTAGCAATGCATCAACAACTGTAATGATTCCTGGGAGAAAGTCATGCTTCAGTGGTTGGAGAATAGAATACAGTGGATTTCTTGCATCTGGGGCTTACCACCACGCCGCATCGTCTTTTGTCTGTATTGACAAACAACCAGAGTTTATTCCTGGAGGACGAAGTGACAACAATGATAAAACACTGTTTGTTACCGGCTACAAATGTGGATCACTCCCTTGCCCACCGTATACTGATGATTTACAGGTGTATTGTGTTGTCTGttctaaataa